A segment of the Manihot esculenta cultivar AM560-2 chromosome 13, M.esculenta_v8, whole genome shotgun sequence genome:
AAGGTCGGAAGACTCAATGCTCTTAGCAATAAGTTCCTGCacataatgaattttatttacttCAACAAGATTAACTACCTGAACATTGCAAAAGAAAAACCAAAAACATAGTGAATGCATTGGGAAAATATTACCAAATCACCAGCATTATCCAGATATATCTGGACCACTGCATCCGCAAATGCTGCAGGGTCCAGCGGTGCTGCAATGTTCCGTTTGCGGGTCTTAATCCGCGTGCCACTGTACATGACAACAAATTTGAACCAAAAAAATTTCATGCAGGAATAAAATGGAGAACTTCATATATTTAACATATATTTACTTAATTTCCACCATATCCTTCTTATGTTATAAACACAGATCAAAAGTGCTAAAGTagaaaactttttcttttttaacttgAGTATGAGCACtacatatttaaatttcataacaTTAGTAGATGTGAAAGACTCCAGATTCAACAAAATCAATGATCCTGATGATTTATTAACGAACTTGATAGTGCCTGTTTCAACAATACGGCTAAACGATTGCCAGAAAAGTTAAAGCCACAACCACAAGACACCTAGTTTTCCATGCTTCTCAGCAATCCCATAAGTTTcatttaaaaaaggaaaaaggtagCTCAAGGTAAAATCGCATAAGAGGAATTTCGAAGTGGAGACCAGAAGTGAACAGGTAATAGCGACTTACCCAAGAGTGGGTCTCTCCTTTGAGCTGCAAATGAATAAAAAACGAGAATAAAAAAAAGGCAATCAGTAAGTACCGTTAATTTTTCCCTTTCCATATAATAAAAAGtggattaaatattttgataatttacaGAACGAACAAAAGACACAATACAAATTATTATAAACATTAACACCATCCGtaaatattttacataaaattcAACAATCAAATAAGGATCAGATATAGGCACAATTAACATTCTtagcaaaagaaaaaagaatcccATTTACTTTCTTCTCTCCAAAGAACCTTACAAATCAAACTCTAGAACTACTCTTGAATATGATCATCATAGAAAAACAATATGACAAATGAACACATAATTTTCGGAACAAAGCAAAATTTATCACCAACCTAAAtgaacaggaaaaaaaaaagaagaattacAGGAAAAAGAATCATAAATACTAGATCTTTTTAGGTTAACCGCGatgcaacaaaaaaaaaaacagatccGGAGCTAGCTGCAGCGATAAGCTCAATATATCCAGAAGTGCAGGCAAATAAACATATCGATCGATGTGCGAATAGAATAGAGAAGATAAAGGGAGTAAAGGTACCTCATAAACCAAGACGATTAGGGATCGGAGGATGGAAGACTCTGAGAGATTTGGGAAAGTGCGATTTGGGAGAGAGAGAATAAAGAGGGAGggggaaaagagagagagagagagagagagatgggagatttttaGGACGGTGATATTAACCTTTATAGAGGGAGAAAAAGTAGAgagagaaaatataattataaaataaaatagaaataaataactGCTTTAAAAACACGAAGGCCTTCTGAAGGAATAAAAAAGGcccaataatttattaaattattagttaaataatacaattattttatataatgatgactctaaattaatttcatatttcattttatataaaataaataaaatttacagaATTGTTAAAAGTATTTATAAACAAACTATAGATTAACACTTATTACTATAAGGTCTGATACACTTTAAGAAAAAGAATTCaagtataattattaaaaatatataattggaTTTAGTAGAATTTCGAGGAATTGGTGTTATATAAAcggaaaaatagaaaaaaaaatctataaaacACAAAATTTGTaggtatattaattaataaataaattatttaaccaATAATTTCGTAAGaaacaatttaaataaatttaacaaaattgtatataattttattttctttaaaaataaaattgttagttaaaaaataaaaaatttaatttaaatgaaaattttaaggaaaaaattgattgaatttttgTGTATAATTTTGAGTTGGCTTGATTTGCAATTGCGTAGTCCGAGCCCAATGATCCGGCCCACCCCAAAGTGAGGCTGACCCAAAACAATGCGCCCCTAAAATTAGGGTCCATGCCCTTAAATTTTTTCAGGGGGAGACCAAGGAACAGCGAGTAACTAACAATCTAACATTGTCCGACATTGCCCTCTTCCTCTCTTCGACTCTCATGCTCTGGCAGCTACTGCTAGCAGCAGCCGTGGACACGAGCCTGTCTTCCTAGACAGATATACAGAAGATGCTACTGAGTCGGCGAAACATTTTGGCCATTTTTTCTTCAGCCTCAGCGTTTAGGAGTTTTCGTTTTCGACAAGATATAGAAATGAGTATTGTTCAATTGCCAGGTTTATTGTTTACCAATTCCATCGCCTGCGTTTCTTCTTCTACTTTCACTTTTAGATATAAAGATACGAGCTTTGTTGATTATCTGAGAGATAAATGCGAAAATGGTTCATTTAGTAACTTAGATGATGCCTTAGCTTCCTTTGATCATATGCTTCGTTTGAATCCTTTGCCTTCTATTAAGCAATTTAATCAGTTGTTAACTGCGCTTATGCGAATGAAGCATTATGACACTGTGGTTTCTTTgtctaaaaaaattgaattgctAGGAATCTCATATAATGTATATACTCTGACCATCTTGATTAATTGCTACTGCCATTTGCATCTTGTGGATTTTGGGTTCTCAGTTTTAGGAAAAATTATTAAGCTTGGATTTCACCCCACTGTTGTAACGTTGAATACCTTAATTAATGGACTATGTATAGAGGGTAAAATTGTTCAAGCAGTGGAACTTTTAGATGAGATGGTATCAAGAGGGTATCAACCTACTGTATATACTCATTCTATGATAGTAAATGGTTTATGTAAAATTAGGAAAACCACCACAGCAATTGGTTGGATGAAGAAAATGGTCGAGAGAGGTTGTGAGCCCGAGGTGGTGGCATACAGTACAATCATTGACACCCTTTGCAAGGATAGACTAGTTGTTGAGGCTTTAGAACTCTTCTCTCAAATGAAAAGTATTGGGATTTCACCTACAGTTGTCACTTACAATTCCTTAATTTATGGTGCTTGCAATTTGGGGCAATGGAAGCAAGCATCTATACTATACATAGAAATGCCAGAGTGGAACATTGCACCGGATGTAGTTACCTTCAGTATATTGGTGGATGCACTTTGTAAGGAAGGAAAGGTTTTGGCGGCACAAGGTGTTTATGGTAAGATGATTCAAAGGGGCATGAAGCTTGATGTTATTGCTTATAGCTCCTTAATCCATGGTCTTTGTAATTCAAGCCAATGGAAGGAATCTTCAACTTTGTTGAATGAAATGCTCATGCAAAACATCACTCCTGATGTTGTAACCTTCAGCATATTGGTTGATGTGTTTTGCAAGAAAGGAATGGTTTCAGAGGCTCAAGGTATTTTCAATATAATGATCCAAAGAGGTATAAAGCCCAATGTTGTTACTTACAATTCATTGATAGATGGCAATTGTCTCCAAAACCAAATTGATGAGGCCAGAAAAGTATTTGATATAATGGTTTGCAAGGGTTCTGAACCTGACGTTCTTAGTTATAACATCTTGATTAAAGGATACTGTAAGAGTTATAGAATTGAAGAGGCAAAGCAACTTTTTGACGAAATGCCTTGTAAAGGTTTAATTCCTAATTCTATTACTTATACCACTCTCATAAGAGGCTTATGCCAGGTAGGGAGGCCTCACTCTGCAGAAAAGCTTTTCAGGGAAATGAGTTCTCTTGGCTGTCCTCCAGATATTATTACACACTCAACCTTGCTTGACGGCTTCTGCAAGCAAGGGTATATTGATGAGGCATTGACTGTATATGAAGCTATGAAAAAGAGCCAGTTGAAGCCTAATGATGTGATCTATAATATCCTGATTGGTGGTATGTGCAAAGCTGGAAGGCTTGAAGATGCAAAGGAACTGGTTTCTGGTCTTTCTGTTAAAGGGTTGCATCCTGATGTTTGAACATATATTATGACAATCAATGGCCTCTACTAAGAAAGTACTACTAAATGCAGCAGAAAAAGGTAAACTAATCTGGAGGAGGATGGCTGCACATAGATCGTTGCTCTTTATAAGGTGATTATCCAAGGATTTCTTCACCACAAGGGTGCATCAAAAGCCAGCAGAATTCTTTCTTGATGGTTGGCGAGGGGACTTCTACAAATGCAACCACAACAGGCTTGGTAGTGGAGCTATTTATAGTAATGAAGTGAGATATTCATATTTAACATCTCTTCAGTGAATGCAACAAATTGCAAGGAGCCTTAATCTTCTGTAAGTTATTGTTTATTATTTCTTCAATCTCTTTTAACAGGAGAATGATGCTGCTAATTAGTTGCTTTTGCTGTGTAGAGAAACCTGTTAGGAGTAGCATAGACCTTGTATTATAGGTTGTTCACACAATAGGATTGCAATGAATTAGCGTTTCCTAAATGCAATGGGACAATTGATTCAGCATCCGAATTCCATTAACTGAAAAAGTTACTGAGATTGTCCTACATCTATTATCTTACTGTTTTTTCCCCAATTCTTCCTGAATAGCTTTGGCAAATTTATAACTAGTGATTCCTTTTTCCAAGTTTTTGAGGCTCATCGATTTGTGGCTTTGTGGGCATTTCATATGTGGGATGTATGCCTCCATATATGTTGCTTTGCATCAAGATTGGCTCCTAAATAAACTAGTTTCTCAAGGATTTGGGGATCTGGCCTATGAATAGCCATTTTTCTTGCAGCAAAATGTCAAGGCAATCCACTGGGCACAAATTCTGTTAGAGAGGAGTAGATAACTTTGAATATCTATGactttttcttataatattgACACTGATAGGATCTCTTTTTAGACTTATGCTTTAACATCATTTTTTACATGTTCACATAAGTAGCTCAAATTTCCTGCATATTGCATATTGTTAATTATTTTCTATGTGGTTGGCCTATTTTACATTCATCTTGAAATTTGAGTCTCTAATATAAAGTTCTAAACTTTTACCTAGCCTTGTATACTATTATATCTTTAATTGATATATGTGCAACTCAAAACTGATGG
Coding sequences within it:
- the LOC110630267 gene encoding pentatricopeptide repeat-containing protein At3g22470, mitochondrial, whose product is MLLSRRNILAIFSSASAFRSFRFRQDIEMSIVQLPGLLFTNSIACVSSSTFTFRYKDTSFVDYLRDKCENGSFSNLDDALASFDHMLRLNPLPSIKQFNQLLTALMRMKHYDTVVSLSKKIELLGISYNVYTLTILINCYCHLHLVDFGFSVLGKIIKLGFHPTVVTLNTLINGLCIEGKIVQAVELLDEMVSRGYQPTVYTHSMIVNGLCKIRKTTTAIGWMKKMVERGCEPEVVAYSTIIDTLCKDRLVVEALELFSQMKSIGISPTVVTYNSLIYGACNLGQWKQASILYIEMPEWNIAPDVVTFSILVDALCKEGKVLAAQGVYGKMIQRGMKLDVIAYSSLIHGLCNSSQWKESSTLLNEMLMQNITPDVVTFSILVDVFCKKGMVSEAQGIFNIMIQRGIKPNVVTYNSLIDGNCLQNQIDEARKVFDIMVCKGSEPDVLSYNILIKGYCKSYRIEEAKQLFDEMPCKGLIPNSITYTTLIRGLCQVGRPHSAEKLFREMSSLGCPPDIITHSTLLDGFCKQGYIDEALTVYEAMKKSQLKPNDVIYNILIGGMCKAGRLEDAKELVSGLSVKGLHPDV